In the genome of Thermoproteus tenax Kra 1, the window CCCCCAACCCAAGTTTGCCGACAACGCAACTTTTAGGGACTCGGCGAAATTATTTTCGCCCATAGTCTACCAAAAAAATAATTACTATTATAAACTTTTTTCTTTAATGCTATTTTTATTTATTCCAATAATATTCATTAAATAATTAATTAATAAATAAATTGATTTATATTAATAATATATTTAATTTATATAGAAGTCTTTTTATAAATTATGTTTATACTATTTTTATTTATATTCTTTCTCTTTTTTAGTGGATTGGGCCATCTCGGCCAGAGATGCATACACAGCCATCGGCAAAGCCTATGAGGAGTCCAGGAGGAGGCCTATTTTGGTGTCGGATTTAGCCGTTTTTGGCCCCAAGGCGCTAGACATAGGCTCCGGCAGAGGCGCTCAGCCCGCCTATTTTGAGGCAGAACACCCCTACGTAGTTCACTGCGATCTGTCCCCCGAGCTAATCCCGCAGGGCTCAGAGGCCGTGTTGTGTGAGGCCACTATGTTGCCCTTCAGATCGGGCGCGTTCGATGTAGTATACGCAGTTGCGGTCTTTCACCATCTGCCCCCAGGCGCCTTAATTAGGGCCGTCGCCGAAGGCCTTAGGGTCGGCAGAAGGCTCGTGGCCACCACCTGGCTACTCCCAGGAGGAGGCGGAGAGCGCCGCGAAATAGCGTGGAGGTGGAAGTCTCGCGCCGTGCGGACCTACTATGTCTACGGCCTCTCCGACTTGGCCTCAGCTGTATCGGCGGCAGGCGGAAGGCCGTTAATGCTGACATACCTAAGGAGGGGGCGCCGTCTGAACTCTTTAGTCCTCGCAGAGAGGATCGGCCCTTCGAATGCCCAAGGGCAGAAAAAGAAATAGAGAAGAGCAGTCAGTTGCGTGATTCGTAGACCTAAGCCGGAAGACGACGGGGCGGAGGTCTCGCCCATCAAGAGGCCCGTCAGAGCCGCCAGCGGCGTCCACGTAGTCGCCGTTATGACGGGGCCTCTCAGCTGTCCGGGGGAATGCGTGTTCTGCCCCACGGCGAGGGGCGTGCCCAAGTCGTATCTGCCCGACTCGCCCGCCGTGTTGAGGGCTCTGAGGGCCAGATACGACCCCTATAGGCAAGTTATGGCCAGAATAAAGAATTATCTAGCGGGAGGCCACGAGCCCAACAAAATCGAGGTGATAGTTATGGGCGGGACGTTCACGGCGCTACCTCGCCAGTATCAGTTCTGGTTTGTAGGCAACGTCCTCAAGGCCTTGAACGATTATCCACAGTGGTCATCCGCCGCTCCCTCGGTCGACGTAGAGCTGGAGCAGGAGCGTAACGAGGGGGCAACGCTGAGGCTTGTGGCTCTCACTGTGGAGACCAGGCCTGACTACGTGGAGAAGCGCCATATAGATGACTTGTTGTCGCTGGGAGTCACTAGGGTCGAGCTGGGCGTACAGTCCATCTACGACGATGTTCTGAGGCTCACGAAGAGGGGCCACGGCGTTAAGGAGGTCGTGGACGCCACAGCCAGACTGAAGGACGCCGCCTATAAAGTGTGTTATCACCTCATGCCTGGGCTCCCAGGCAGCGACCCGGACAGAGACCTCGATATGTTCAGAGCCGTGTTCGAGGATCCCTCGTTCCGTCCGGACTGTGTCAAGATATATCCGACCTTCGTCGTGCCCGGGACAGAGTTGTACGAGTGGTGGAGGAGGGGCATCTATCGCTCCTACGACGAGGAGACTTGGCGGGAGCTCCTCGCCAAAATATATGCGTTGGTCCCCCCGTGGGTGAGAGTTATGAGGCTGGGCCGGGACATCCCCCTCCACCACGTGGTTGACGGGCCCAGATGGGGCAACATGAGGGAGGTCGTCGAGGAGGAGATGGAGAAGAGGGGTCTCCCGTGTAGAGAAATCCGTTGTAGAGAGGTCGGCATAAGGATGGTGCACGGCGAGCCTGTAGCTGAGCTCTCCAGATATGAGAAGATAGTGTATGAGGCGAGCGGAGGACTCGAGTATTTCTTCCAAGCTGTCGGCGATGACGGCACTTTATATGGGATCCTGAGGCTCAGAATTCCGGCGCAGCCCTGGAGGCCCGAGATAGATGCGCGCACTGCGTTGGTGAGAGAGATCCACGTCTACGGCCCCGAGGTGCCCATTGGGAGGAGGAGCGTGTGGCCGCAACACAGAGGGATAGGCCGCAGGCTGATGGAGCTCGCTGAGGGCGCGGCCGTTGAGAGCTCGGCCAAAAAAGTCGTAGTTATAGCTGGCGTCGGCGCCAGGCCCTACTTCAAAAAGCTCGGCTACTCTAGGTGTGGGCCCTATATGTGTAAAAGGCTCTAGGTGCCGGCGCTCAGCTCGGCGGCGAGGGCTGCATGGCGGCGCCTTATGATGATGTAGGCGCCGGCTCCTCCGCCGGCTGCAGCGGCTATTATAATTAACGGAAGAGGATTGAGGTTCCACACGGCCGTGTATGTGCCGGGCGCGACGACCACTACAGAGGGCGAGTTGAAGACTTGCCCGCTGGGGCTCTGCCATCCGCCGAACTGGTAGAGCAACGGCGGCGGGCTCCAGACTTGGTCTGGGCTCACCGTCACATACAACGTAGACCCTGCGTCGGCCCACGTCTCAGCCACGCTTGGTGTGCCGTATTTGCTCTGGAACGTCACTAGATACTGAGTCTTGGTTGCATAAGTTACATTCATGGGACCCTCTACGGTCACTTTGGCTGTAGGCGAGGACGGGCCGGCCTTGCCGTTAATGACCCAATAAGCAAACGCCGTACGAGTCTGACCAGATGTGCTCAAGGCCTCGGGTATGTTCAATGTGATAGTGCTCCCCTTGTCGGCCCATACAGAGCTCATGCCGTTAACTGTGCCAGGCTGTTTGACTACGACTAGATATTGGACTGAGTATATCGGATCCACCGTCAAAGGCCCTGTCACCTCAGCCGTGAAGTTGCCCGACTGGCCGTTGCTCCACCCATGGAAGTAGAGGCGGGTGCCGTTCCCGAAGTCGTAGATCAATGGCGCCGTAAATTGGACGTAGGAGTATTGATCGGCCCACAACGACTGTGAGCCGTTGACAGCCGCCGGCCATTTTGTTGTAACTAGGTACTGCATCACATAGTAGGCGGTCGTAGTGACGGGGTACGTCGTAACATAGGGCGTGAGCCCCGAGGACACTGGTTGGCCGTACTGGTCGTAGACCACGAGACCTCTCAGTCTCCAACGCGCCGTTGAGTTTATCTGTACAATGGACGGCGCCAAAACTTTATAGACCGCGGTGACCGTCGTTGGGCCATTGACGTTGACGGCTATGGAGGGCGCCGGTACGTTTATGACAGTGTTATTGACTACCCAATGGTCCAGAACCATGTCGGCTGTGGATCCCGCGCCTGCAGGACCGCCGAACATCAAGATCTGCACTCTCGGGTTTGCTGCATATACCGTTGTGCCGGCGGCCCACGTGGGGCCGGACACAAGACCAGGAGGACTTATGTCCACTCTGTATTGAAGTTGGTAGTAGAGGATAACGGGGGACTGCAGATTGCCCGATACCGATAGAGTCACATTGTTCAGAGGGGCACAACGCGAGGACTGGCTGAGGTATCTATACTGTGGTATTATCTGTACCGGGCCCACTGGCAGAAGGACTTGGGCAGTGCCGGCCACTTGGTATGTGAACGTAGATCCCGACGATACTACGTCTATGGTCTCATTGAGGCAGGGCTCGGGGCCTGTGACCTCTATAGTCGCCGCTGGATCTACTACTTTGATCATCCCTATCGCCAAACGCTGGAACTTGACGGTTCCCCAAGTCTCAACGGCTACAGTGAGGCCGTCCCACGATGTCGCCACGCTGGTGACTGGCGCACCGGCGTCCCACTCGGCCGCTAAATGGCCGTTCCAATATACCACAACTTGGCCTCCCAAGGTGCCGACGACGATGATAGAGCCGTTGCCGGAGACAGCTATTGCAGTAGGCGCTGAGGGGAGCATTGCGGTGAACTGGAGAGAGCCGTCTCTATATACGTAGAGCTGATCGTAGATGCCCACTGCGAGCGTCGATCCGTCTTGGCTCACTGCGGCGGCTACGGCGGGCGTGTTTGTGCCGTATTCCGTAATAGCGCCCGGTGTCAGATCGACTCCAAGGGGCCAGATTATGAGGTGCGGCAGACGGCCTTTGTAGAACCATACTGCGTACGGCTGAGCGCCTGGATTTGCCCCTATGAAGTACACTGTGCCTGGGTTGGACGCCAACTGTGTCACGGATGCGCCGGAGATGGCGTACAGCGCGCCTGAATATGTACCGGCATAGATAGTGTTGCCGTCACGGCTGTAGGCGAGGGCCGTAACCGGCGCGCCCAGACTATAGGTCGCCTCTATGCCCTTCTCGTCAACCACAATGACTTCACCAGACTCAGTTCCAACCGCCACTTGGACGCAGTTGGTGGCGACGGCGGTTATATTTTGACGGCTCAAGCCCTTGGACCATATCATGTAGCCATACGGCGTGAACAAAGATACCACAGAATATTTAACTAAGCTTACGTTTATCAGACCCCTGCTCTGATTAACGTAGACATAGTATATATAGGGTCTGTCGACTATAGCTAGACAGCCTCCGTAGGCGTTAGTGGCTATCAGTGGATAGTGCGCAGCCGCGCTCCATATCGTGCCGCCGTTCTCGGCGATTATATTGACGCCCGTCTGAGTTGCTTGGTATATCAAGTCCAGACTCTCAGTGCCCAGGATATAGGCGGAGGCCAGATAGGCCCCCAACACTACGGCCAGTAATAAGGCTATCAACCATCTCATGGAGCATCGGTGTTGATGTTAAATATATATTTTACGTTTCTATCTTTGCCAAGTAAGGGGAAAGGGCCCTCGACAGGCCCTCGGGTAGTGACGACTTATATTGGTCTATAAGGCTCAACATGACCAACGAGGGCAATTCGCCGGGAGAGAACCCCCGGCTCCTGAGGTAGAAGACCTTCTCGTCGTCCAACGATGCGTCTGCGGCCGAGTGCTTCGCGCCCAAGACGTCACCCGTGTCTATATAGAGGACGGGCTGAGTTACGGCCACGGCCTCGGGCGATGCTATGTACGACACGCCCTCAGCCACGCTCTCGCTCCATCTGCCTTGCTTCGTTATTCTCCCCAAGGCCCTCTGGATCACCCATGCCCTGTCTCTAGATATGGCGATCAGCCTTATCCTGCTCCTTCCGTACTCTCCATCGTTCACAGAGGCCACGTAGTGGTGTATTTTGGAATCGCCGGCGCCTACGTCAAGCCCTACTACGTCCACAGAGGATCTTTCCCCTTGTACTACATACTCTTCGATTACACTATTCATGGAGCCCGAGTAAGCTAGAGGCCTAGCCACTACGGACGTTCTGGATCCCACGGACGTCCTGACCAATACGTAGTGGGGTCCCCCCGCCGAGATGGAGACTGTTGAGAGGTTGAGCGATGATCCATCGCCGACTGTTCCCTCCACTATTACGGCGTTGAGCACGTCGCCAAAGCTCTCCGCCAAGATCACTACGTCGCCCTCGAAGCCGCTCTCAACATCGAGATAGAGATATGCCGCTGAGAATGCCCTCTGGCCCGATGCAGATGCTCTGATCACAACGGGCGCATTGGGCCGTCCCCACAACTTGACGTGGACGGCCTCAAGTACCTTCGAGAAGATGAGGGCTTGCATCTTGTTCTCAATAGTAATATAGCGGAGGGGCGCCTCGTCGGAGGCCCACGCCTCGACGCCCCCACAAGAGCCTACTCCTGCCAGTGTTCCGTTAACCACTGAGACCTCGCAAGGGGCAGGGCTTGCGCTAAGTCGCGGGGCATCTGCTGTATAGCCCTCATATTTAGACCAATCGATATAGTGTTTAACGCCGGGCGAGTCGGCGTACTCTTGATACGGTAACTTAGCAACGAGCTCCGCGGCGCGAGCTTTCAGCTCGTTCAACTTCACAGAGGAATCGTTTTCTATTATTAAAAACAGAGAGTCAATGGAGGAGGTATCGGCCGGTGCCGTAGTATTCTTCGAGAGCGGGGGGAAGATCGAGTACCTGTTGCTCCACTATCCGGCCGGCCACTGGGATTTCCCCAAGGGGAACATCGAATTCGGCGAATCGCCGGAGGAGGCCGCATTGAGAGAAATAAAAGAGGAGACAGGACTAGACGTAGAGCTCATCACTACATTCCGTGAGGAGATCGAGTACTTCTACTACAGGGGCGGCAAGAGGATCAGAAAGAGGGTCATCTACTTCTTGGCCAGGGCGCGATCTAAGGACGTCAGACTTTCGTGGGAGCACAGCGGCTTCGTCTGGCTACCTTTCGATGAGGCGTTATCTCGGACCACTTACGAAAATTCCAGACGCGTTCTAGCGAGGGCCCACGCCTATATAAGAGAAAGGCTCGTAGGCCGTTGATCCAGGGGGCTCAAGGCCGTATTTTCCACAGTTTTCAATGCGATGGCACCGCTTCAACGGCTATCCGCCATAGGGCGAGACCCCCGTAGAGTCGCCGCCAGCTGTAGAGGGGTTGAGGATGTTGATCTCTCACTAGATTTCCTCAATAGAGAAGGCTTGGTCGGCCAGAGATCTGAGCACTGTGCACTGCTCCGTCATCATCGACCAGAGCCTCGATTCAACCTCGCCCAGACGGCGTCCCTCATCTGGAAGATAGGAGAGGAGCGCTCTGATGAGGGCGGCCGCCCTCGCGAGGGCCTCGGGGCACCCCAGCCCTCTGTTCGCCTGGAGCGCCCCCTCGCCTCCCAGCCTCGATATGACCTCGTCGGGGACCTCGGCCGCCGCTGCGATGAACCTCGCGGGGTCGTCCAAGGCGTTTTTGAGCTTATTTATAGTTTCGTCGAGGGCTTTGACCGTCTTCATGATCAGCTCGAAGTTGTGTTTGCCCAGGACGCGCTCCAGAGTTTTGAAGAACAACGCGCTGTCGCCCATTATCTTCTCCGGCCTCACTCCGGCGGCCCTCAGCTTGGTCAAGATCATGGTCCTCGTGGTCTCATCTAAGTACGCCAAAAACGCAGACGGAGTCATGACAACCTTGAATACGCCATTTTTAAAATGCTGAGTTTAGACATCAGATCTGGGGCCATTGCGTGTCTCCTCCCTTAGGACTTTGACGAGCTCCCGCGCTATCTCCTGCCTCTTCTCGTAGAGGCCCTTATAGAAGGTCTTGAACTCTCCTCTGATTGTCTCTAATACCTTCTTAACGTCAGCGCGACCAACCGCTATGTCTTGGAGGGCGGCCTCCATTTTAGACCTAACTGTCGGGTCTATTATTGGCCTTGCATGGTTCATCAACGAGCTGGCCAGAGTCATGCCAAGCTTTGTGGGCACACAACGGCCGCCAACTATCCTCATGTATCCTCTTATTACGTTGGTGTGTATATGGTCTTGCATAGTGGCATCCGTCCCTATTCCGTACTTTTTCATCAGCCTCAAGAGCTCCGACTCGCTCATCCGAGGAGGGGGCTCCGTCTTCTTTTTCTCAATTTTTGCTGAGACCATCCTGGCCCAGACGCCGGCTTGTACCCTCGGCAGGCGCCTATCCTCTTCCTCCTCATAGGGATATATTTCCCAATATCCTCTTTCTATTATCCTTCTGCCCTCTGCCTCTAGAACCAGCGGGCCGAACGCCACAGCGATCCTCTGGCGCTCCACGATCGCTGGCGGGCTCAAAGTGGCCAAGAAGTGTCTGACTACAAACTCGTAGAGCTTCCACGCCCTTGTCCCCAACGCCCGTTCTACTTCAGCTTTAGTCGCACCTCGGGTGGGGTAGATGGGCGGGTGTGCTCTGTCGTCCGAGTTGCCGCGGGTGGGCGATATAGGGCCTCTCAAGAGCCGCTCGGCGTATTGGCCAAACTGGGTATTGGTCAGTTCCTCCAACACAGCCCTCAGATCTAAAGTGGGCGGATATATCGTCGTCTCAGTGCGTGGATAAGAGATATAGCCCCTTCGATAAAGCTCCTCGGCTGTGTCCAACGCGGCCTTTGCTCTGATGTTCAGCCATTTGCTCGCCCTTCTCTCGAGCTCCACAGTATCTAGAGGCGCCGGCGGCTTAACCCTAGTCTCCTCGAATCTCGCCTCGATCACTTTACCCAACGAGACTCTAGCCGCTCTCACGGCCGCCTCGGCCTCCTCCCTCGCCTTGAACGGCCTCGAGCGAGCCTCAAAGGAGCCCGCCTCGGTCTCAACGATGCCCTTGACTACATAGTACTCCTCGGGCTTGAAGTTGAGACGCTCCAGCTCTCTTGACACAACTAGGCCCAACACGGGCGTCTGGCAAGGCCCGTAGCTGAGGAACTTCCCAAACGGAAGCGCCTTGTTGTCTACCTCCCTCACGGCGAGCGTCAAAAGCCTTGTGAAGGCTGCCCCTATTGTCAAATCGCTCACCATCCTTGCGAAGACCTTCTCGACTACTTTGAGATCCAGCTCCACAGGGCGCTCAAACGCCTGTACTATATCCTTCTTAGTAACAGCGTTGAATCTCACTCTCTTGAACCGCGCGCGGGGGTTAACGGCCCTCACTTGGAGCACGACCTCATAGGCTATTGCCTCGCCCTCTGAGTCGGCGTCAAGAGCCAGGTACACCTCGTCTTCGTCCCGGGCCAACGCCCTTAAGGCATACAGATATTTTATTGTCTCGTCCCGAGGAACCAACACGGTTATCTTATCGAAGAGCTCCACGGGCTCCAGGGCATTCCACTTGTTCAGCTCTTGTGGGAAGTCGAAGTCGAGGATGTGGCCGCTGAGGCCCAAGCTGACCGCTTGTCTGTCCTTATACTTAAACCTATATGCCATCACGCCAGATATTTTGAAGTAGGAATAGGATGTGGCTAAATATTTGGCTATAGCCTGTGCCACAGATCTCTTCTCAGCAACGATGAGCACATCTTAATGGGCGCCACACTATAAAAGCGTGAAATATAAAAAACTCAACCGAGCTTACTACCGACCGCAGAGGGCCCCGTCTGGGGCGCTGTGATGCCGGCTCGGTCGGTCCCCCTTGACATACATATATCCACAACTTTTTTATATGAGGAAGTACCATGAGGGCATGTCAGGCGAGGAGACAGGAGGCGAGGAGAAGCCGTTGAAGAGGCCGCCGTTGCAGAGGACGCCGCAACAGCCCCCTCCGCCCCCTCCGCCTCAACCAATGCCTCAAGCCCAACAGCCGTTGCCGCCGCCCCCGCCTCCTCCGCCGCCCTTGACGGCCACAGGTCCCTACCCTTACCCATATCCGCCTAGGGCCACCCAACGCGCATATCCTCCGCCTCCTCCGCCGCCTCTTCAGACGCAGCCTGCGCCCTCCCAACAAGTCCCTCCGCCTTCGCCCGCTAGAAGGCCGCAGACGGCAAGCGCCACTACAGCGGCGCCACAAATATTGCCCCTCGTGGGGGCCGTGGTGGGTCTTGTGGGAGCGGCTCTGGGCGTCATGGCCTTTGTGCTCTCTTTAGGCGATCTGGGCCGCGCCGTTGAGATGCTGGCCGTGTCGCTGGCGGCCACCGATGTGGTGTTGGCCTTGGCCCTATTCACTCTGTGGAGGGCTTTCTTCAGAAAGAGGTGAAGGCGAGGAGCTAGGTCTCCGCAGATATGGCGTTCTAGCTGGACTGATGGGCCGCCTTACGTCGGGCGCTGGGCCTCAACCTACTCCTGCGGCATTTTGGCTTTCAGCTCTGTTGGTCTCGCGTTTATGGCGATGGAAGGTGCTCTAACCGGCCAGGTCCTTAATGACCCCTCCCCGTCTAGGCGGGGGCTGTACAGCGGCGATCTCTCCCGTTGTCCCCCTTAGGGTTAATGGGCACTCGGCGGAGCGGGCATTGTGGCGGGGCGTCCCCCCGCTCTCTTCATCTGCTCTGCCATAAAAATATAGCTTAGAACCATCTCCGCTCTAAAGAGCGAGGCTTTCTGTAGCAAAAAACTCTCTGAGATATTTCCTCAACTCCTCCTCGCCCTCGGCCAACTGGGCCCCCCTCAATATGTCCTTGAGGTTTAGGTAGAGCTCCGGCTCCAGATATCTATAGTCCAGGAAGATGAGGGCGCCTCTGTCATCCGGCGACCTAAACAGCCGACCTACCGCTTGTCTCACCTTTATAACTGCGTTATAGAGATATACAGCGCTCCACGCGGCCTCGGCTCCGAGCGTAGGAGTAAGCTCTTCGACCCTCTTGTCCAAGAAGTAATCTCTATCGGGAAACGGCACTCCGACCACAGCTACGGCGGCCAGAAGGTTTCTCCCCTCCTTGACGTACTCAACGCCCTCGGCCAACTTCCCGCCGGCCACGGCGAAGACCGCAAACTTCTCCTCCAACGGTATGTCCTCCAAGTCTGTGTCTCTGGCCTCGACATAGAGAGGTATCTTGAACGACAAATACTTCCTCACGCCTTTTAACACGTCGTAGCTGGGAAATACGACGAGGATGCCTCCAGGCGTCTCCGTTATAACTGCGGCCAACCTCTTGGCTATTGCCTTGTACATCTCCTCTCCCCTCGACGTGAACTTAGTAGTAACCCCCTTGTCTATTATAGCAATGAAGTTACCGCTCTTGACAAATCTATCGAGCGGTACATCGAAGGTCGCCGTCGGCCTAGTTGTGGGCAGGGCCTTAAGAAATAGATCTATCGGCAGAGATCCGCTGATGAGCGCCACGGCCTTGGCCGCGTTTATCACATTGGCTATTAATCTGTTAACATCGTAGGGCACAGCCCTCAGCTTAAGTCCATCCTCTGAGGTCTCGGCCACTACTACGTATCTGCCGCTGCTCTTCAACGTCTTGACGAACTCCGCTATAGATACTATGGGCGAGTAAGGCGTTAAACCCTCGTCGATCATCCTCTTGATTACCTCCAAGGCAGACCTCTCGAGGCTCCCCGGCTCATCAAACAGAGCTAACACGTCTCCGATCGACAACGGGCCGGGCCTTATCTCACGGAGGCTCTTGGCGGCTCTATACAACATGGCCGCCACATCGCTTAGGCCGTACCGTTCTGCGTCAGATCTCGCCCTCCTTATATCGGCCTCGGTTATCTCGACGGAGTTTATAGAGGCCACCGCGTCGGGCAAAGAGTGGGCCTCGTCGACTATCAACACGCTTTTGCCCAAGTCGACCCACTGTTCAGCCCTGGGGCTGAAGACGTAGAAATATGTCGCTACAACCACTTGCGCCTCCATAGTCAACACTTTGGCCGTCTCGTACGCACAAGTGCCGGCCTCACACGCCGCCTTAATAAACGCCTTGGGAGTCAGCGGCGTCCGTAGCTCTAGGGGCTTCGGCGGATAGTATTGACATTTGCCCAAAGCCCTAAGATATCTACACTCAGCTAAAAACTCTGCGTAGGGCAAGCCTCTGAGCTCCCTGTAACAACACATATCTTGTTTATTTCTGAGGAAGGCGACTTTCAGCTCAACCCCTTTGGACTTAAGCCTCGATAGCTCTCTGAGAGGCTGAAGCATCTCGTTCTTCACTCTGACAAGATAGAGCACCCTGGCCCCGCTCTCCTGCGCATAAGCCAAGGCGGCCGCGAGCGCTGCTGCAGTCTTACCCAACCCAGTGGGCGCGTTGGCCACAACCACTTTACCTGATCTAAATCCCTCTAGAATGGCCACCGCTAACTCTCGTTGGAATGGCCTGAACTGATCGTAGGAGAAAAAACGCTCCACGAGCCGTCCTCCTGGTCAGGTAAAAAGCTTATTGAAGAAACCTTCTCGACGTAAAAGAGGTCGATTTAAGTCTCCCAAGGCCCAAGTCGGCCGCAAGCTTGCCCATCGCGGGCCCGAAGGTCCAACCCAGTCTACATGCGCCAGTCGCGACCACAAGCCGTTCGCCTATTTTCTCCAAGATGGGGAGGCCGTCGGGCGTACACGGCCTGTATCCGACCGCCATGTCTATAACCTCCACATCACCGAATAGTTTACGCGCGGCTTCCAACACCTTTGCCGACGGCGAATGATCCTCAGTTGAGTCTAAGTCGAATCTCCCAGTGACCTTGACCCAACCACTCAGAGGCACCACCGCGATGCCTGTGTCCGCCAAGTCTATGAACATTGCGCGCGGCCTCTGTGCAGTCTTCAGCCTATAGCCGTAGCCCTTAAACGGCGCCACTGGCGCTCCAAGTAGCTTGGCGGTCCTCCAGCCCGCCGCAACGACGACTAAATCGGCCTCGACTCTTTTGCCTGCTACGACTACGTAGCCATCGCCGATCTCGTCGGCGCTCGCCCTCACGTGCCGCGCGTCTGCCTCGGAGATCAGTCTCTCAACGGCTAAGTCCGTAGAAAGCTTGGCGGCCTCAAGATAGGCTATCGCCGGTCTCCCCTCCAGCTCTGATACCTCAAATTTGGGATTCAGAGGATCGCGTCTGAGCTCCTCGGCCTCTCGCTCAACGTCCTTGACTAGCTCGTACAACGGCTCCTCTGCGTAGTCGAAGTCGTTCTTTTCCTCGGCTAGTCTTCTGTACTCTGACCACGAGAACTTGCCCATATCTCTGATCTGCTCCCATGTCTCAGGCCCGGGATCTCTATCGTACACTCTCGCATATGCCATCAGCCATTTTAGGTCGATGTGGCGTATCCTTGCCGCCCCCCTACTTAACATCAATAGATAGGAGGTTGGATACCCCTTGACGTTGATTCTGTTAATCTTAAACCTAGTGAACTCCAGAATGCCTGCGGCGGCTCTCGACGTCTCCCCCAAGCTCTGTTGGTCAACCACGACGACGTCAACGCCCTCCCTCCTGAGATAGTAGGCCGTGAAGAGGCCCACGATGCCTCCGCCGACCACTATGGCCCTCATATAATATAGCATAATGCTTGCTTAATATAATTTAGAGAGTCGGCGACGACCCTACGGGGACCTACTGAGCTGAGCCTGGCATTATTCCTCCTCGCCTTCCAGTATCATTTCTCTAGCCTCTGCGACGAGAAATCCCAAGACGATCAGCCCCATGAACGTAGATACGATGCCCGGCTGTATTCCGCCTATGCTCTGTAGAGCGATGTAAGTAGTCAACACGGTGGCGGCCACGGACAACGCCAGCTCCCACCATCTTTTCGAGATCCTCTTCAGCGATATACGGAGGAGGGACAAATTGGCCGACACATGGACCACTGTGTTGGCCAACATAGCGAGGAACCCCATCGTAGTGAAGGCCGTTGAAAGGTCAGGCGCAGTTGCGACAATCGGATATAACGCGACAGCATAGAGACCTATGGCGGCCAACCCAGCGTAAAGGGGACCCGACTTGGCGTGGACTTTGTTAAACAGAGATGGCAGGAATCCGTGATAGGACATAGCGTAGATCGTTCTGGAGGTAGCCACCATGAAGGCCAGTGTAGCCAGAATGCCGTCATTAAGCGCTGCGAAGAACACGAAGGCGAGTGTGAGGAGGCCGAATCTGTCCGCTATCAGTTGCAACATCGAACTTCCCCCTCCTACGTAAATTATGTGATCTGCCACAGCGTATATATCAAGCGCCGCAAGGCTACCCCCCAACAAGATCACCGTCACTACTGCAAGCGGCACGTTTCTCTTCGGGTTCTTGACCTCGCCAGAGACGGGCGTTATAGAGCCGTAGCCCGTGGGAATAGCCGCGCCGAGCAGTGTGTGCTGAGGCAAGCGCCGTGGGTACAGCCGGGGAGTTGAATGGATTATAGAACCGCCAGCCGGTCGACGCTATAAACATGAATGCGAGGGCCGCCATGATGCCCGCCTCCAAGCCGCTGGCGATCATGGCGTATTTCGCCGTAGGCTTTATGCCCAATATGAGGAACGCACGAAGATACTGCGAAGATCCCGGTCA includes:
- a CDS encoding ATP-dependent DNA helicase, which produces MERFFSYDQFRPFQRELAVAILEGFRSGKVVVANAPTGLGKTAAALAAALAYAQESGARVLYLVRVKNEMLQPLRELSRLKSKGVELKVAFLRNKQDMCCYRELRGLPYAEFLAECRYLRALGKCQYYPPKPLELRTPLTPKAFIKAACEAGTCAYETAKVLTMEAQVVVATYFYVFSPRAEQWVDLGKSVLIVDEAHSLPDAVASINSVEITEADIRRARSDAERYGLSDVAAMLYRAAKSLREIRPGPLSIGDVLALFDEPGSLERSALEVIKRMIDEGLTPYSPIVSIAEFVKTLKSSGRYVVVAETSEDGLKLRAVPYDVNRLIANVINAAKAVALISGSLPIDLFLKALPTTRPTATFDVPLDRFVKSGNFIAIIDKGVTTKFTSRGEEMYKAIAKRLAAVITETPGGILVVFPSYDVLKGVRKYLSFKIPLYVEARDTDLEDIPLEEKFAVFAVAGGKLAEGVEYVKEGRNLLAAVAVVGVPFPDRDYFLDKRVEELTPTLGAEAAWSAVYLYNAVIKVRQAVGRLFRSPDDRGALIFLDYRYLEPELYLNLKDILRGAQLAEGEEELRKYLREFFATESLAL
- a CDS encoding DNA topoisomerase, which codes for MLIVAEKRSVAQAIAKYLATSYSYFKISGVMAYRFKYKDRQAVSLGLSGHILDFDFPQELNKWNALEPVELFDKITVLVPRDETIKYLYALRALARDEDEVYLALDADSEGEAIAYEVVLQVRAVNPRARFKRVRFNAVTKKDIVQAFERPVELDLKVVEKVFARMVSDLTIGAAFTRLLTLAVREVDNKALPFGKFLSYGPCQTPVLGLVVSRELERLNFKPEEYYVVKGIVETEAGSFEARSRPFKAREEAEAAVRAARVSLGKVIEARFEETRVKPPAPLDTVELERRASKWLNIRAKAALDTAEELYRRGYISYPRTETTIYPPTLDLRAVLEELTNTQFGQYAERLLRGPISPTRGNSDDRAHPPIYPTRGATKAEVERALGTRAWKLYEFVVRHFLATLSPPAIVERQRIAVAFGPLVLEAEGRRIIERGYWEIYPYEEEEDRRLPRVQAGVWARMVSAKIEKKKTEPPPRMSESELLRLMKKYGIGTDATMQDHIHTNVIRGYMRIVGGRCVPTKLGMTLASSLMNHARPIIDPTVRSKMEAALQDIAVGRADVKKVLETIRGEFKTFYKGLYEKRQEIARELVKVLREETRNGPRSDV
- the dpdh gene encoding D-proline dehydrogenase; this encodes MRAIVVGGGIVGLFTAYYLRREGVDVVVVDQQSLGETSRAAAGILEFTRFKINRINVKGYPTSYLLMLSRGAARIRHIDLKWLMAYARVYDRDPGPETWEQIRDMGKFSWSEYRRLAEEKNDFDYAEEPLYELVKDVEREAEELRRDPLNPKFEVSELEGRPAIAYLEAAKLSTDLAVERLISEADARHVRASADEIGDGYVVVAGKRVEADLVVVAAGWRTAKLLGAPVAPFKGYGYRLKTAQRPRAMFIDLADTGIAVVPLSGWVKVTGRFDLDSTEDHSPSAKVLEAARKLFGDVEVIDMAVGYRPCTPDGLPILEKIGERLVVATGACRLGWTFGPAMGKLAADLGLGRLKSTSFTSRRFLQ
- a CDS encoding amino acid permease gives rise to the protein MPQHTLLGAAIPTGYGSITPVSGEVKNPKRNVPLAVVTVILLGGSLAALDIYAVADHIIYVGGGSSMLQLIADRFGLLTLAFVFFAALNDGILATLAFMVATSRTIYAMSYHGFLPSLFNKVHAKSGPLYAGLAAIGLYAVALYPIVATAPDLSTAFTTMGFLAMLANTVVHVSANLSLLRISLKRISKRWWELALSVAATVLTTYIALQSIGGIQPGIVSTFMGLIVLGFLVAEAREMILEGEEE